The stretch of DNA TCCCGGCATGCGGCTGCATTGCGCGGCCGCGGTCGGCGAGTCCGATGCGGTGCTGGATGCGATCGCGGCCTACTGCATGGCGTCGCTGCCCGGCGCGGGCCGCGCCCAGCCCTGAGCGGCAGCCCCAGCCCTGAGCGGCAGCTTGCCCCGGCCATGAAAAAAGCCCCGTGCCGGCGTACCGGCACGGGGCTTTGTCGTTCTGGCGTGCGCTTGCGGCTCAGGCAGCGCGCGGCGTACGCACTTCAGTCACGCCCAAATCCTCGCGCGGCGCCTCCGTCGCGCGCGCGGCCAGCGCGGCGCCGATCATCAGCAGGCTGGGCTGCACCGGGTCGATCCATGCCGCCGCTTCCCCGGCCGCCATCTGGCCGAGCGTGAATTCGCGGCTGCGCTGTTGCGGCGTGGTGGCGGCTTCCACCACCCAGGCCGGGGTCGACGCGGGCTTGCCGTGCGCGATCAGTTGCGCGGCAATCGAAGCGGCCTGGTCGCGGCCCATGTAGTAGACCAGGGTGTCGGCCTTGACCGCGGCTTCGATATCGGGCGAGCCCTCGCCATCCGCTGCCTTGGCCTGCGTGGCAAACGCCACGCTGCGCGACACGCCGCGCTTGGTCAGCGGCTTGCCAATGGCCGACGCGGCCGCCAGCGCGGCGGTGATGCCGGGCACCACCTCATACTCGATGCCGGCCGCTTCCAGCGCCTGCAATTCCTCGTCGGCGCGGCCGAACAGCATCGGGTCGCCGCCCTTGAGGCGCACCACGCGTTCGTATTTGCTGGCGAGGTCGACGATCTGCCGGTTGATGAACAGCTGCGCGGTGGAGCGCTGGCCGCAGCGCTTGCCGACTTCGACCAGCTCAGCCTGCGGACACCAGGCCAGCATCTCCGGCGACACCAGCGCATCGTGCAGCACCACCTGGGCTTCGCCCAAAAGCCGTGCACCACGCACCGTAATGAGGTCTGCCGCACCGGGGCCTGCCCCGATGAGGAACACCTTGCCGTAGGTCTTCTGCGCCTGCTTGTCCATCTGTTGCCCCTTGTCCGCTCGTTCCTGTGTTACCGATCAGGAAAACGCACGGATCATGCCTGCGGCCACCGTGTGGTTGGTGGCCTCGTCGATCAGCACGAAGGCGCCGGTGGCCGGATTATCGCCGTAGGCATCGCACACGATCGGCTTCTGCAGCGAGATCTGCACCGAACCGATGTCGTTCAGGCGGATCTCGTGGCGGCCGGTCTCGTGCGACAGCGTGTGCACGTCCAGCACGCGGTCCACCGCCGACACGCGCGCGAACACGCTGGCCGTGGTGTGCTTGAGCACGTACTTGCGCGACGGGTTCAGCGACTCGTCGTCGAACCAGCACAGGTCGGCCTGCAGCTTCCTGGCGGAAGCCGCGGTCGCATCGGCGGCAACGAACATGTCACCGCGTGATACATCGACGTCCTCGGCCAGGCGCACGGTGACGGTGTCGCCGACGTTGGCCGATTCCGCGGCGCCGTTCGGGGTCAGCACTTCGGCCACCACCGCTTCGCGGTTGGCGGGCAGCACGCGCAGCTTCTGGCCGACGCGCACGGTGCCGGCTTCGACGCGGCCGGCATAGCCGCGGAAATCGTCCGACTGCGAACCGTCCTGGCGGATCACCAGCTGCACCGGGAAGCGCAGCGCGGCATCGTCCTCGGGCGCGGCTTCTTCCACCGGCAGCTGTTCCAGCAGCGGCAGCAGCGGCTCGCCCTGGTACCACGGCATGGCATCGCTCTCATGCACGATGTTGTCGCCGCGCAGCGCGGACACCGGCACGTAGCGCACGTCCTTCAGGCCCAGCTGCTCGGCCAGTTCGGCGTAGGCGGCGCGGATCTCGTCGAAGGTCTGCTCGCTGAAGTCGACCAGGTCCATCTTGTTGACGGCGACGATCACGTGCTGGATCTCCAGCAGCTTCAGGATGGCCGAGTGGCGCTTGGTCTGTGCCAGCAGTTCGGCACGGCCGTCCTTGACGGTCACGCGGGTGGCATCGACCAGCACGATGGCCGCGTGCGCGGTCGACGCACCGGTGACCATGTTGCGGGTGTACTGCTCGTGGCCCGGCGTATCCGCGATGATGAACTTGCGGCGCGCGGTCGAGAAGTAACGGTAGGCCACGTCGATGGTGATGCCCTGCTCGCGTTCGGCTTCGAGGCCGTCGGTCAGCAGCGAGAAGTCGATCTGCTCGCCGGCGGTGCGCTTGTTCTTGGCATTGGCCAGCGCGGTCAGCTGGTCGGACAGCACGGCCTTGCTGTCGTACAGCAGGCGGCCGATCAGCGTGCTCTTGCCGTCGTCGACCGAGCCGGCGGTGATGAAGCGCAGCAGGCCTTGGTGGGTTGCTTGGTGAGTCATGTCTGGATCCTTTGCTGCGTGCGGCTTAGAAGTAGCCTTCCTTCTTGCGGCGCTCCATCGAGGCTTCGCTGGTCTGGTCGTCCATGCGGGTGGCGCCGCGCTCGGTGATCTCGGTCACCGCGGTTTCGGCGATGATCGCTTGCGGCGAATCGGCAACGCTGGCCACCGGGCAGGTGCAGCTGATGTCGCCGACGGTGCGGAAGCGGACCGACAGCACTTCGCTGACGTCGCCGTCCTGCTTGGGCGTGATCGGCGTGACCGGCACCAGCAGGCCGTTCTTGCGCACCACTTCGCGCTGGTGGGCGTAGTAGATCGGCGGCAGCGCCAGGTTTTCGCGGGCGATGTACTGCCATACGTCCAGCTCGGTCCAGTTCGAGATCGGGAACACGCGCATCTGCTCGCCCTGCGCCATGCGGGCGTTGTACAGGCTCCACAGCTCGGGGCGCTGGGCCTTGGGGTCCCACTGGCCGAACTCGTCGCGGAACGAGAAGATGCGCTCCTTGGCGCGGGCCTTCTCTTCGTCGCGGCGGGCGCCGCCCATCAGCGCGTCGAACTTGTGCGCCTCGATGGTTTCCAGCAGCGTCACGGCCTGCGCGGCGTTGCGCGAATCGGTTTCCTTGCGCAGGCGCACGGTGCCGCGCTGGATCGAGTCTTCCACATGGCCCACCACCAGGCGCGCGCCCAGTTCGGCCACGCGCTGGTCGCGGAACGCGATCACTTCCGGGTAGTTGTGGCCGGTGTCGATATGCACCAGCGGGAACGGCAGCTCGATCTTGCGGTCACCCAGGCGGAAGGCCTTCAGCGCCAGGTGCAGCATCACGATCGAATCCTTGCCGCCGGAGAACAGCAGCGCCGGGTTGCGGCACTCGGCCACCACCTCGCGGATGATGTAGATCGACTCGGCTTCGAGGCGGTCGAGGTGATCGTTCTGTACCTGCAACAGGTGCGCCACGCTGCTGGTGGCTTCTGCGATGTCGTTCATGATGCCCATTTTCTTACGGCCTCAATGCTTGATGTTCTGTTCGTGGAGCCCGCACTCTTTCGAGTCCTTGCTCTCCCACCACCAACGTCCCGCACGGACATCCTCGCCCGCGCGCACGGCACGCGTACACGGCTCGCAGCCGATGCTCGGGTAGCCCTTGGCGTGCAGGTCGTTGATGGGCACGTTGTGGCGCTTCAGGTAGGCCCATACTTCGGCCTCGCTCCAGTCCGCCAGCGGGTTGAATTTGGGGATGCCGCGGGCTTCGTCCATTTCCTCGAACGGCAGCTCGGCGCGCGTCACGGCCTGCTCGCGGCGCTGGCCGGTCAGCCAGGCGTCGGCGTGCGACAGCGCGCGGTTGAGCGGCTCGACCTTGCGGATGCCGCAGCATTCCTTGCGCAGGTCGATGCTGTCGTAGAAGGCGTTCAGGCCGTGCTTCTTCAGGTAGTTCTCGACCGCCTCGGCGTCCGGCGTGTACTGCTCGATGCTGTAGCCGTAGTGCGACTGCACCTTGTCGAGCACCGCCAGGGTCTCGGCGTGCAGGCGCCCGGTCTGCAGCGTGAAGACGCGGATGCCGGCGCGCACGGCGGGGGTACCGCGCAGGATGGCATCGGTCAGCACCATGTCTTCGGCCGCCAGGCTGGAGGCAAAGCGCGCGCGGTAGAAACGCGCGGCAATGCCGGCCAGGCGCTCGCCCAGCTCGCGTTCCTTCTGTGCCAGCGCTTCGATGCTGCCGGTGTACTCCGGCGCCACCCACAGCGCGGGCGGCCGCAGCCCCGACACCGCGCCGGCGCCGGTCTCCGCCACCACCGCGATATCGCTCAGCACCGTGCTCATGCCGTTTCCTTCGGCTGCGCACCGACTTCGGCGCGCGCGCGGCGGAACAGCGGCAGCGGCTCGTCGACCGACGCCTGGTAGGTCACGGTGAACTCGGTGAAGCCCTTGATGGCGTCCTCGATGTTCTTGTCGGCACGGACCGCGAAGGCATCGAAGCCGCAGCGCTTCATGAAGTTGAGCTGGTCGCGCAGCACGTCGCCGATGGCGCGCAGCTGCCCTTCCCACTTGTAGCGGGTGCGCAGCAGGTAAGCCGTGGAAAAGCCGCGGCCATCGCGGAACACCGGGAAGTCCACCGCGACCAGCGCCACGCGCTCGAAGTACGCGGCGGCATCGCCCGGTTCGTCTTCCGGCGCCAGCCACACGCCGGTGCGGGCCGCGTCGCGGCCGGCCAGCAGCGCTTCATTGGCCTTCCAGACCGACAGCGGGAACAGCACGGCGTCCTGGCCTTGCGCGGCGGCAGCGATGCGCTCCTCGGTCAGCGGCTGTTCTTCGGTGGCGCGCAGCACGGTCCAGTTGTCTTCGACGATCACCGGGGTGACGTTCGCCCCGTCACGTTGCAGTTGAATGATCTTTGCCATGTTCAGTCTCTCCGGTCCTCAGGCTTCGGCGCGCTCGCGCGGCTGCTTGTCGGCATAGACGCGCTCCTTGAACGGGGCGATGCCGATGCGGGACAGGGTTTCGATAAAGCGCTCGTCTTCGATGCGGTTGGCCACGAAGGTGTCGATGATGCGGCTCACCACGTCGGGCATTTCCTCGGCGCTGAACGACGGGCCGATCACCTTGCCCAGCGCCGTCTGGTTGCCCTGCGCGCCGCCCAGCGTGACCTGGTACCACTCGGAACCATCCTTGTCGACGCCCAGCACGCCGATATTGCCGACGTGGTGGTGGCCGCAGGCGTTGATGCAGCCCGAGATGTTCAGCGAGATCTCGCCCAGGTCATAGACATAGTCCAGGTCGTCGAAACGCTCCTGGATCGCCTGCGCGATGGGGATCGACTTGGCATTGGCCAGCGAGCAGAAATCGCCGCCCGGGCAGGCGATGATGTCGGTCAGCAGGCCGATGTTCGGCGTGGCCAGGCCGGCCTTCTTCGCCAGCTGCCACAGCGCGTACAGGTCCTGCTTCTTCACGTCCGGCAGCACCAGGTTCTGCTCGTGCGCGACGCGCAGCTCGCCGAAGCCGAACTGGTCGGCCAGGTCCGCCGCGGTTTCCATCTGCGCGTCGGTAGCGTCGCCCGGGGGCGAGGCCAGGCCCGGCTTGGTCGACAGCGTCACCGCGGCGTAACCCGGCACCTTGTGGCCGTGCACGCTGCGGCTGACCCAACGCGCGAACGCCTTGTCTTCCAGCAGGTGGTTTTCGTACGAAGCGTCGGTGTCGGCCAGCTTTTCATACGCGGGCGGCGTGAAGTACTGCGCCACGCGGTCGAACTCGACCTGCGTCAGCGTGGCCGGACCGTCCTTGCTGTGCTGCCATTCTTCCTCGACTTCCTGGGCGAACTTGTCGGCGCCGATCGCCTTCACCAGGATCTTGATGCGGGCCTTGTACTTGTTGTCGCGGCGTCCGTAGCGGTTGTACACGCGAATGGCCGACTCGATGTAGGTCAGCATGTGCTGCCACGGCAGGTCGTCCTTGATGATCGTGCCCAGGATCGGGGTACGGCCCAGGCCGCCGCCGGCGAGGATGCGCAGGCGCGTTTCGCCGTCGGCATTCTTGTAGGCGTAGACGCCGATGTCGTGCATCTGCACCACGGCGCGATCGTCCTTCGACGCCGAGATCGCGATCTTGAACTTGCGCGGCAGGAAGGCGAATTCCGGCTGGAACGTGCTCCACTGGCGCAGCAGCTCGGCCAGCACGCGCGGATCCACCGACTCGTCCGGCGCCACGCCGGCGAAGTGGTCGGTGGTGATGTTGCGCACGCAGTTGCCCGAGGTCTGGATCGCGTGCATCTCGACGCTGGCCAGCTCGGCCAGCACGTCGGGCACGCGCTCCAGCTCCATCCAGTTGTACTGGATGTTCTGGCGGGTCGAGAAGTGGCCGTAGCCGCGGTCGTATTCGCGCGCGATATGGGCCAGCTTGCGCATCTGCTTCGACGACAGCAGGCCGTACGGGATCGCCACGCGCAGCATGTAGGCGTGGCGCTGCATGTACAGGCCGTTCTGCAGCCGCAGCGGCAGGAATTCTTCCTCGGTCAGCTCGCCCGACAGGCGGCGGCGCACCTGGTCACGGAACTGGGCGACGCGCTCGGCGACGATGCGCTGGTCATATTGGTCGTACTGATACATGGCGGGGTCCGTTCAGTATTCGTTGAATTCAGGAAACGAGCTTGATGGCGACCAGCGTCAGCGTGGTCGCCAGGGCGGCACGCACCAGCCGCTCGGGCAGCGCCCGCGACAGTTGCGCGCCCAGCCAGATGCCGGGGATCGAACCCACCAGCAGCGCCAGCAGCAAATTCCAGTCGACCGTGCCAAGCCATACGTGGCCCAGCCCGGCCAGCGCCGTCAGCGGGACGGCGTAGGCAATGTCGGTGCCGGCCACTTCGGCCGGCTTCATGTGGGGATACAGCAGCAGGATCAGCGTGGCGCCGACGGCGCCGGCGCCGATCGACGAGACTGTGACCAGCACGCCGATCACCACGCCGACGATGACGGTGGCAACCACCTGCCTGCGGCCATGCAGCTGGAAGCGCGGGTTGCGTTCCAGCCAGGCCAGCATCTGGCGGCGGAACAGCAGCGACAGCACCGTCAGCAGCACCGACACGCCGATGGTCACGCGGATCGCATGCAGCCACCGGCCGTCGAGTTCGCCGGCGCTCTTCAGCACCAGGATGGCGGCCACCGCCGCCGGCAGGCTGCCGATGCACAGGCGCCGCACCACCTGCCACTGCACGTGGCCGTGGGCGCGATGCGCGATGGTGCCGAAACCCTTGGTGATGGACGCGAAGGCCAGGTCGGTGCCGACCGCGGTGGCGGGCGAGAAGCCGAACAGCAGCGTCAGCAGCGGCGTCATCAGCGAGCCCCCTCCCACGCCGGTCAGTCCGACGAGGACGCCTACGAACAGACCGGAAAAGGTATAGGCCAGGGACATGGGGGACTCGGTGTGGCGTGGCCCGCGGATCTCGCCGTGGAACTGTCCGCGGCGAGAAGGCGCACCGAGGGCAGGCCGTTCATTAACAAAGTTCGAGAATCGTAATAAACTGGCCTCATACCTCAAACTAATAAGAAGTTGTTTGTTTATACGAACGCAGATATATGAACTTGCACCAGTTTCGCTTCGTGCGGGAAGCCGTCCGGCAGAACTACAACCTGACCGAGGCAGCTAAAGCGCTATATACGTCACAACCCGGCGTATCCAAGGCCATCATCGAGCTGGAAGAAGAACTCGGCGTCGACATCTTCACGCGCCACGGCAAGCGCATCCGCAGCCTGACCGAGCCCGGGCGCCGCATCCTCAGCTCGGTCGAGAAGATCCTGCAGGAGGTGGAAAGCCTGAAGCGCGTTGGCATGGACTATGCGGCACAGGACCAGGGCAACTTCACCATTGCCACCACGCACACCCAGGCGCGCTATGCGCTGCCGCGCGTGATCAGCGAGTTCACCAAGCGCTACCCCAAGGTGCGGCTGTCGATCCAGCAGGGCAACCCGGCCCAGATCGCCGACATGCTGCTGCATGACCAGGCCGACATCGGCATCGCCACTGAAGGCATCTCCAGCGACAAGAACCTGGTGTCGCTGCCGGGCTATCAGTGGACCCATATGGTGATTACGCCGCCCGAGCACCCTCTGCTGGAAAAGAAGCACCTGGCGCTGGAAGACCTGATGGGATACCCGCTGATCACCTACGATGCCAACTTCGCCGGGCGCACCAAGATCGACAAGGCCTTCGCGCTGCGCCACCTGGCGCCGGACATCGTGCTCGAGGCCATTGACGCGGACGTGATCAAGACCTATGTGGAGATCGGGCTGGGCGTGGGCATCGTCGCCGGCGTCGCCTATGATGCCGAGCGCGACCGCAACCTGCGCGGCATTGCCGCCGGGCACTTGTTCGGCAGCAACGTGACCCACCTGGCCGTCAAGCAGGGGGCCTACCTGCGCAGCTTTGTCTACACCTTCATCGAACTGTTCTCGCCGACGCTCAACCGCAAGCTGGTCGAGCAGGCCATGTCCGGCGAACACGAAGCCTACGAACTCTGAGGCGGCCACCGCTGCCGCCCCACTCTAATAAGAAGTCAATCCACGATGCCTGCCCTGCACATCCCAACCTGCCGTCCGGAGGTCCTGTGAGCGACCTGCCCCGCATCCACTGGACCGAAAACGGCGTCGAGCACAGCGCCGCCTGGCGCTCCGAGGCCGGCCTGCCGCCGCCGCGGCGCGTGGTCGTCGCCGACGACACCACCAGCGCCGATACCGCCTACCGCCTTGCCTGCGAAGGCACCGCACTGCTGTGGCGGGGCGATTTCCAGAACGCGCGCCAGTTGTTGAACGCGCTGGCGCGCCGCACCGAGCGCAAGCCCAAGAAGGCCAGCCGCCCCGGCCACAAGGCCCGGGACAAGAGCCAGGCCGCGTCGCCCACCGAGGCCTTCCACCTGCACCGGCTGGCGCAGTCGCAGCGCGCGCGCACGCTGGGCATGCTGCTGCTGCCGTTCGAGGCCGGCCACCAGATCCCGCTGCGCCGCGCGCCCGATGTGCAGGAAGCGTGCGAACAGGTCTACGGCCCGGCGGGCGAGCCCTACGTGGCCTCGCTGCGCGAGCTGCTGGGCATGATCGGCGCGTTCGAGTGGCGCAGGAAGGGCGTGGAGATCCCGGCGCTGGAAGACCGCATCCACCCGTGGTACGGCGTGTTTTCGCCGGTGCGCGGCGAGTACATCGACCTGGTCGCGGCCGAGCCGCTGCCTGCCACGACGCTGGCCTTCGATATCGGCACCGGCACCGGCGTGCTGGCCGCGGTGCTGGCCCGCCGCGGCGTGCAGCGCGTGGTGGCCACCGACCAGGACGCGCGCGCGCTGGCCTGCGCGCGCGAGAACATCGCCAGGCTCGGCTACACCGGGCAGGTCGAGGTGATCGAGGCCGACCTGTTTCCCGCCGGCCGCGCGCCGCTGGTGGTATGCAACCCGCCGTGGGTGCCGGCACGGCCCAGTTCGCCGGTCGAGCGCGCCGTCTATGACCCCGACAGCGCCATGCTGCGCGGCTTCCTGCAAGGGCTGGCCGAGCACCTGGAACCGGGCGGCGAGGGCTGGCTGCTGCTGTCCGACCTGGCCGAGCACCTGGGCCTGCGCCAACGCGACGAACTGACGGGCTGGATCGAGGCGGCCGGGCTGAAGGTGCTGGGCCGTTCCGACATCCGCCCGCGCCACCCGCGCGCGGCCGATGCGGCCGACCCGCTGCACGCGGCGCGCTCGGCAGAAGTGACCTCGCTCTGGCGCCTGGGCGTGCGCTAAGGCTGCTAAAGCCGCTGCCGCCGGGCCACGGTGCCCCGCCGGCCGAGTTCGGCTATCCTTTCCCGTCACATATAAGAACGGAGGAGACCATGCTGAAGCTGCCCCTGCGCCCCCTGCTGCTTGCCGGCGCGCTGTTCGTCGCCGGCGCCGCGCATGCCGACATCCGCGTCGGCATCGATGTGTCCACCACCGGGCCGGCCGCCTCGATCGGCATCCCGTCCAAGAACACCGTGCTGATGTGGCCGCAGACGCTGGGCGGCCAGAAGGCGCACTACATCATCCTGGACGACGGCACCGACCCGGCCGCCGCAGTGCGCAACGTGCGCAAGCTGATCTCCGAGGAAAAGGTCGACGTGATCGTCGGCCCCAACATCACGCCCACCGCGATCGCCGCGCTCGACGCCGTGGCCGAGGGCGAGACCCCGATGGTGGCGCTGGCCGCCTCGGCCGCCATCGTCGAGCCGCAGACCGACGCCAAGCGCCGATGGGCCTTCAAGATGCCGCAGAACGACTCGCACATGGCCACCGTGCTGACCGAGTACATGAGCAACCGCGGCGTGCGCACGGTCGGCTTTATCGGCTTTGCCGACGCCTATGGCGAAAGCTGGTGGCGGGAGTTCTCGAAGCTGGCCGAGCTGCGCAAGATCCGGGTGGTGGCCAACGAGCGCTTCTCGCGCAACGACACCTCGGTCACCGGGCAGGTGCTCAAGCTGATGGCGGCCAACCCGGACGCGATCCTGATCGCCGGCGCCGGCACGCCGTCGGTGCTGCCGCAGAAGACGCTGGGCGAGCGCGGCTACAAGGGCAAGGTCTACCAGACCCATGGCATCGCCACCTGGGACTTCCTGCGCATGGGCGGCAAGGACGTCGAAGGCACGCTGTTCCCGACCGGGCCGGTGGTGGTCGCGCGCCAGCTGCCCGAGAGCCATCCGGTGCGCAAGGTGGCGCTGGACTTCGTCAATCGCTACGAAGCAAAGTACGGCGCCGACAGCGTGACGCAGTTCGCCGGAGATGCCTGGGGCGCATGGATGCTGCTCGACGACGCCGCCCGCCGCGCGCTGAAGACCGGCGCCCAGCCCGGCACGCGCGAGTTCCGCGCGGCCATGCGCGACGCGCTGGAGACCACCACCAATCTCACCATCCCCAACGGCGTGATGAACCTGAACCCGAAGGACCACCAGGGCTTCGACCAGCGTTCGCGCGTGATGGGGGTGATCCGCAACGGCAAGTTCGCCTATGCGGGCGACAAGTAGCCCGCCGCATCAATGCAACAACGCATCAGGAAAGGAAGCATGGCATGAGCACCACTCCCACCCCCGTCACCGTCGCCTTTATCGGCGTGGGCGCCATGGGCTCGCACATGGTGCGCCACCTGCTGGCCGCCGGCCACACCGTGCGCGCCTTCGTGCGCCGCCCGGAAGCCGCCGAGGCCGCGCGCGCGCTGGGGGCAGAACCGTTCTTCACGCCCGCCGAGGCGGCGCGCGGCGCCAGCGTGGTCTTCACCAACGTGACCTCGTCCGAAGACGTGCGCGAGGTGCTGCTGGGCGCGCAGGGCGTGATCCACGGGGCCGCGCCCGGCACCATCTGCGTCGACCACAGCACCATCTCGCCCATCGTCACGCGCGAAATCGCCGCGGCGCTGGCCGCGCGCGGCATCGAGGCGCTGGACTGCCCGGTCTCGGGCGGCACCATGGGCGCCGAGGCCGGCACGCTGACCATCATGGTCGGCGGCAAGGCCGAGATGCTGGAACGCGTGCGCCCGCTGCTCGAGCTGCTCGGCAAGACCATCACCCATATCGGCGACCACGGCGCGGGCCAGGTCGCCAAGCTGTGCAACCAGATTGCCCAGGTGGTCAATATCGAAGGCATTGCCGAAGCGATGCGCTTTGCCGCCGCGCAGCAGGTCGATACCGGCCGCGTGTTCGAAGCCATGGCGACCGGCATGGCCGGCAGCCGCATGCTCGACCTGATGGGTCCCAAGATGGTGGCGCGCAACTTTGCCGCGGGCATCGAGGCGCGGCTGCACGACAAGGACTTCGGTCTGGCGCGCGACATCGCCGAGGAAATCGGCCTGGAACTGCCGGCGATGCAGGCCACCTCGGCGCAACTGCGCGCCCTGATGGCCAGGGGCTGGGGCAAGGACGATACCTCGTCGCTGCTGCGCGTGCTGGAGGACTGAGGCGCTGGCGCGCGCCGGGGCTCAGCGCTCCACCAGCCGCAGCACCGCTTGCGTCAGCGCGCCGTCCGCGCTGGCCAGGCTGTCCAGCACGTTGAAATGATGGCAGTCCGGCAGCACCAGGTCGCTCGCCGCCGGATGCGCCACCTTGGCCGGCCACGCCGCGCGGATCAGCGCATGCTGGCGGTGGTATTCGGCCGCCTCCAGCTCGCCCACGGCGATCGCCAGTGGCGCATCGCCGGCGGGGGCCATGTACGCGGGCGACAGCCGCGCGACATCGGCTTCCGATAACTTCAGGTCGCACTGCAGGAAGGCCGCGCGTCGCAGCGGCTCCAGGTCGTACAGCCCGCTGACCGAGAGCCCGCCCCGGATCAGCCCTGCAGGCAGGTCGGCTCCGAACTGCGGCCAGCGCGCGGCCATCAGCATCGCCACCAGGTGGCCGCCCACCGAATGCCCCGCCACGAACAGCCGCTGCGGGTCATGGCCGAGACGGTCCGCCTGCCGATACAGCCAGGCCACGCTGCGCAGCACCTGCTGCACGATCTCCGGCACCGTCGCCGCCGGCACCAGCGTGTAGTTGACCACGGCCACCGACACCCCCAGCGCCGGCAGCGCGCCGGCGACGAAGCTGTGGTCGTGCTTGTCCAGCGCGCGGTAATAGCCGCCGTGCACGAACACCAGCAGCGGCGGCAAGGCGCCGTTGGCGCGCTGCGCGGGAAAGTAGTCCAGGGTCTCGCCCGACGCATGGCGCGAGTCCGCGCCGGCATAGCTCAGGTCCGCCAGGAACGCCCTGCGCCCGCGCACCTGCGCGGACCACTGCGCCCAGCGCGCAAGATGGGCCGGGTTGTCCGGCACATTGGCGCGGTTGTTGTACTCGCGGTCATAGAAGGCGGGGTCCTGCGAAGGCAGGCTGGCAAGGCGCGCAAGCAAGTCTGGGTCGGTCATGGCGGTCGGGATCGGCGCAATCGGTACGGTTGGCGGGCGCAGGACTGGTCGCCATGCTACCGGATTTGCGAGGCCCGGGACCGGCCCGGCGCCGGTTGTCCGGGAGCAGGATTTCCGGCATAATCCCGGGCTCAGCCCGGCATCGGTTCCGATGCCGTCACACCTGCCCGGGTGGTGAAACAGGTAGACGCAGGGGACTCAAAATCCCCCGCCGCAAGGCGTGTCGGTTCGAGTCCGACCCCGGGCACCAGACTCCTTCCCTGCCAAAGCTCGCAGCCAAAAAGCCGTCCACCTCAGGCCGGCTCCTGCCCGGGCTCAGACCTCGATTTCCTCTAGCTTGTGCGTCTTCAGCCAGTCGCGCACCAGGACATTGAGCCTCGTTTGCCAGCGCGGTCCGCTTGCCTTCAACGCCTCGAGAACATCGTCATCGAGGCGTACCGCCGTGGCAGTCTTCAGGTCGCGTGAGCAGATGTGTTCAATGGCTGCACCGCCAGCCGCATTCCCATCGCCTCGAGAATGGCCGACAGGCTGCTGAGCGCCGGATTGCCCTTTGGCGACAGCGTGCGATAGAGCTGGGTAGGATTCAGGTGCGCCCGCTCGGCCACGGCCTGAACACCGCCAAAGGCCTGCGCCATCTGGCGCAGCACGACCAGCAACTCTGCCTGGTCACCATCGGCCAGGATGCCATTGATGACCTCCAGCGCCAGAGCCGGATCGCTGTGGTACAGCTCGGCCATCGCCTCGTCATGGGGCCTGCTTCTCATCATCCGATCTCCGTTGCCAGTCCTGC from Cupriavidus taiwanensis encodes:
- a CDS encoding sulfite exporter TauE/SafE family protein, with the translated sequence MSLAYTFSGLFVGVLVGLTGVGGGSLMTPLLTLLFGFSPATAVGTDLAFASITKGFGTIAHRAHGHVQWQVVRRLCIGSLPAAVAAILVLKSAGELDGRWLHAIRVTIGVSVLLTVLSLLFRRQMLAWLERNPRFQLHGRRQVVATVIVGVVIGVLVTVSSIGAGAVGATLILLLYPHMKPAEVAGTDIAYAVPLTALAGLGHVWLGTVDWNLLLALLVGSIPGIWLGAQLSRALPERLVRAALATTLTLVAIKLVS
- a CDS encoding NAD(P)-dependent oxidoreductase, which codes for MSTTPTPVTVAFIGVGAMGSHMVRHLLAAGHTVRAFVRRPEAAEAARALGAEPFFTPAEAARGASVVFTNVTSSEDVREVLLGAQGVIHGAAPGTICVDHSTISPIVTREIAAALAARGIEALDCPVSGGTMGAEAGTLTIMVGGKAEMLERVRPLLELLGKTITHIGDHGAGQVAKLCNQIAQVVNIEGIAEAMRFAAAQQVDTGRVFEAMATGMAGSRMLDLMGPKMVARNFAAGIEARLHDKDFGLARDIAEEIGLELPAMQATSAQLRALMARGWGKDDTSSLLRVLED
- a CDS encoding CysB family HTH-type transcriptional regulator; translated protein: MNLHQFRFVREAVRQNYNLTEAAKALYTSQPGVSKAIIELEEELGVDIFTRHGKRIRSLTEPGRRILSSVEKILQEVESLKRVGMDYAAQDQGNFTIATTHTQARYALPRVISEFTKRYPKVRLSIQQGNPAQIADMLLHDQADIGIATEGISSDKNLVSLPGYQWTHMVITPPEHPLLEKKHLALEDLMGYPLITYDANFAGRTKIDKAFALRHLAPDIVLEAIDADVIKTYVEIGLGVGIVAGVAYDAERDRNLRGIAAGHLFGSNVTHLAVKQGAYLRSFVYTFIELFSPTLNRKLVEQAMSGEHEAYEL
- a CDS encoding ABC transporter substrate-binding protein, with product MLKLPLRPLLLAGALFVAGAAHADIRVGIDVSTTGPAASIGIPSKNTVLMWPQTLGGQKAHYIILDDGTDPAAAVRNVRKLISEEKVDVIVGPNITPTAIAALDAVAEGETPMVALAASAAIVEPQTDAKRRWAFKMPQNDSHMATVLTEYMSNRGVRTVGFIGFADAYGESWWREFSKLAELRKIRVVANERFSRNDTSVTGQVLKLMAANPDAILIAGAGTPSVLPQKTLGERGYKGKVYQTHGIATWDFLRMGGKDVEGTLFPTGPVVVARQLPESHPVRKVALDFVNRYEAKYGADSVTQFAGDAWGAWMLLDDAARRALKTGAQPGTREFRAAMRDALETTTNLTIPNGVMNLNPKDHQGFDQRSRVMGVIRNGKFAYAGDK
- a CDS encoding alpha/beta hydrolase, which codes for MTDPDLLARLASLPSQDPAFYDREYNNRANVPDNPAHLARWAQWSAQVRGRRAFLADLSYAGADSRHASGETLDYFPAQRANGALPPLLVFVHGGYYRALDKHDHSFVAGALPALGVSVAVVNYTLVPAATVPEIVQQVLRSVAWLYRQADRLGHDPQRLFVAGHSVGGHLVAMLMAARWPQFGADLPAGLIRGGLSVSGLYDLEPLRRAAFLQCDLKLSEADVARLSPAYMAPAGDAPLAIAVGELEAAEYHRQHALIRAAWPAKVAHPAASDLVLPDCHHFNVLDSLASADGALTQAVLRLVER
- a CDS encoding methyltransferase; the protein is MSDLPRIHWTENGVEHSAAWRSEAGLPPPRRVVVADDTTSADTAYRLACEGTALLWRGDFQNARQLLNALARRTERKPKKASRPGHKARDKSQAASPTEAFHLHRLAQSQRARTLGMLLLPFEAGHQIPLRRAPDVQEACEQVYGPAGEPYVASLRELLGMIGAFEWRRKGVEIPALEDRIHPWYGVFSPVRGEYIDLVAAEPLPATTLAFDIGTGTGVLAAVLARRGVQRVVATDQDARALACARENIARLGYTGQVEVIEADLFPAGRAPLVVCNPPWVPARPSSPVERAVYDPDSAMLRGFLQGLAEHLEPGGEGWLLLSDLAEHLGLRQRDELTGWIEAAGLKVLGRSDIRPRHPRAADAADPLHAARSAEVTSLWRLGVR
- a CDS encoding helix-turn-helix domain-containing transcriptional regulator, whose translation is MRSRPHDEAMAELYHSDPALALEVINGILADGDQAELLVVLRQMAQAFGGVQAVAERAHLNPTQLYRTLSPKGNPALSSLSAILEAMGMRLAVQPLNTSAHAT